From a single Dromaius novaehollandiae isolate bDroNov1 chromosome 13, bDroNov1.hap1, whole genome shotgun sequence genomic region:
- the EXOSC6 gene encoding exosome complex component MTR3, whose protein sequence is MPLDHRRLRGPEESQPPEVWAAAGAGAAAEEQQEEEEVRDPCALRPLFARAGLLSQAEGSAYVELGGGTKVLCAAWGPREAAAEPGGGGAAAAGGRLVCEFRRAPFAGRGPRGAAGREAEREAAAALREALEPAVRLARYPRARLAVSALLLQDGGSALAAAVSAAALALADAGVEMYDLAVGCALCRPPGAAAAWLLQPSEPEERRAAARLTVALLPSLNQVSGLLGGGRGGPPDSWAQALRLGLDGCHRLYPVLRQSLLRAARRRAAPSTA, encoded by the coding sequence ATGCCGCTGGATCACCGCCGCCTGCGGGGCCCCGAGGAGTCGCAGCCGCCGGAGGTgtgggcggcggccggggccggggcggcggcggaggagcagcaggaggaggaggaggtgcggGACCCGTGCGCCCTGCGGCCGCTGTTCGCGCGCGCGGGGCTGCTGAGCCAGGCGGAGGGCTCGGCCTACGTGGAGCTGGGCGGCGGCACCAAGGTGCTGTGCGCCGCCTGGGGCccgcgcgaggcggcggcggagccgggcggcgggggggcggcggcggcgggggggcggctggTGTGCGAGTTCCGGCGCGCGCCGTtcgccgggcgggggccgcggggggcggcggggcgcgaggCGGagcgcgaggcggcggcggcgctgcgcgagGCGCTGGAGCCGGCGGTGCGGCTGGCGCGGTACCCGCGCGCGCGCCTCGCCGTCAGCGCGCTGCTGCTGCAGGACGGCGGCTCCGCCCTGGCCGCCGCCGTCAGCGCCGCGGCGCTGGCGCTCGCCGACGCGGGCGTGGAGATGTACGACCTGGCGGTGGGCTGCGCCCTGTgccggccgcccggcgccgccgccgcctggctgctgcagcccagcgAGCCCGAggagcgccgcgctgccgcccgcctcaccgtggccctgctgccctcgctcaaCCAGGTGTCGGGGCTGctgggcggcgggcggggcggcccccccgACAGCTGGGCCCAGGCGCTGCGCCTCGGCCTCGACGGCTGCCACCGCCTCTACCCGGTGCTGCGGCAGAGCCTCCTGCgcgctgcgcggcgccgggccgccccctcTACTGCCTGA